A window of the Streptomyces sp. Ag109_O5-10 genome harbors these coding sequences:
- the pgk gene encoding phosphoglycerate kinase produces the protein MKTIDELLAEGVDGKRVFVRADLNVPMADGLITDDGRIRAVLPTVKALADAGAKVVVASHLGRPKGVPDLKFSLLQAAERLGELLGAPVAFAQDTVGPAAHDAVNGLEPGQVAVIENLRFNAGETSKDDAERGEFADRLAALADVYVGDGFGAVHRKHASVYDLPARLPHYAGYLIATEVGVLKKLTEDVQRPYVVVLGGAKVSDKLAVIDQLLGKADRILIGGGMVYTFLKAKGYEVGSSLLQEDQLATVAEYLERAEKTGVEIVLPVDTLVAPEFPDLSAKAPTHPATVPADAMPAGQMGLDIGPETSKLYASKLADAATVFWNGPMGVFEHPDYAAGTRAVAQALVESKGFTVVGGGDSAAAVRILGFDENAFGHISTGGGASLEYLEGKTLPGLAALED, from the coding sequence ATGAAGACGATCGACGAACTCCTCGCCGAAGGGGTCGACGGCAAGCGGGTCTTCGTCCGTGCCGACCTCAACGTGCCGATGGCCGACGGTCTCATCACCGACGACGGCCGCATCCGTGCCGTCCTGCCCACGGTCAAGGCCCTGGCCGACGCGGGCGCCAAGGTGGTCGTCGCCTCGCACCTGGGCCGCCCCAAGGGCGTCCCGGACCTGAAGTTCTCCCTGCTCCAGGCCGCCGAGCGGCTCGGTGAACTGCTCGGCGCCCCGGTCGCGTTCGCCCAGGACACCGTGGGCCCCGCCGCCCACGACGCGGTGAACGGCCTGGAGCCCGGCCAGGTCGCGGTCATCGAGAACCTGCGCTTCAACGCGGGCGAGACGTCCAAGGACGACGCCGAGCGCGGCGAGTTCGCCGACCGGCTCGCCGCCCTCGCGGACGTCTACGTCGGCGACGGCTTCGGCGCGGTGCACCGCAAGCACGCCTCCGTCTACGACCTCCCGGCCCGGCTGCCGCACTACGCCGGCTACCTGATCGCCACCGAGGTCGGCGTCCTGAAGAAGCTCACCGAGGACGTCCAGCGGCCCTACGTCGTCGTGCTCGGCGGCGCCAAGGTCTCCGACAAGCTCGCCGTGATCGACCAGCTGCTCGGCAAGGCCGACCGCATCCTCATCGGCGGCGGCATGGTCTACACCTTCCTCAAGGCCAAGGGGTACGAGGTCGGCAGCTCCCTCCTCCAGGAGGACCAGCTCGCCACCGTCGCCGAGTACCTGGAGCGCGCCGAGAAGACCGGCGTCGAGATCGTGCTGCCCGTCGACACCCTGGTGGCCCCCGAGTTCCCGGACCTGTCGGCCAAGGCTCCCACCCACCCCGCCACGGTCCCCGCGGACGCCATGCCGGCCGGGCAGATGGGTCTGGACATCGGCCCGGAGACCAGCAAGCTGTACGCCTCGAAGCTCGCCGACGCCGCCACCGTCTTCTGGAACGGCCCCATGGGCGTCTTCGAGCACCCCGACTACGCCGCGGGCACCCGGGCGGTCGCCCAGGCCCTCGTCGAGTCCAAGGGCTTCACCGTCGTCGGCGGCGGGGACTCCGCAGCCGCCGTGCGCATCCTCGGCTTCGACGAGAACGCGTTCGGACACATCTCGACCGGTGGCGGTGCCTCCCTCGAATACCTCGAGGGCAAGACGCTCCCCGGCCTCGCCGCACTGGAGGACTGA
- the gap gene encoding type I glyceraldehyde-3-phosphate dehydrogenase: MTIRVGINGFGRIGRNYFRALLEQGADIEIVAVNDLGDTATTAHLLKYDTILGRLKAEVSHTADTITVDGHTIKVLSERNPADIPWGDLGVDIVIESTGIFTNKDDAAKHIAGGAKKVLISAPAKNEDITIVMGVNQDKYDAANHHVISNASCTTNCVAPMAKVLDENFGIVKGLMTTVHAYTNDQRILDFPHKDLRRARAAAENIIPTTTGAAKATALVLPQLKGKLDGIAMRVPVPTGSATDLVVTLQREVTKDEVNAAFKKAADDGDLKGYLAYTEDEIVSSDIVGDPASCTFDSSLTMVQEGNTVKILGWYDNEWGYSNRLVDLTVFVGNQL; the protein is encoded by the coding sequence GTGACGATCCGCGTAGGCATCAACGGCTTCGGTCGTATCGGTCGCAACTACTTCCGCGCGCTGCTGGAGCAGGGCGCTGACATCGAGATCGTGGCTGTCAACGACCTGGGTGACACCGCGACCACCGCGCACCTGCTGAAGTACGACACGATCCTGGGCCGTCTCAAGGCGGAGGTGTCGCACACCGCCGACACGATCACCGTCGACGGCCACACCATCAAGGTGCTGTCCGAGCGCAACCCCGCCGACATCCCGTGGGGCGACCTGGGCGTCGACATCGTCATCGAGTCGACCGGCATCTTCACCAACAAGGACGACGCCGCCAAGCACATCGCCGGCGGCGCCAAGAAGGTTCTCATCTCGGCTCCGGCCAAGAACGAGGACATCACCATCGTCATGGGCGTCAACCAGGACAAGTACGACGCGGCCAACCACCACGTCATCTCCAACGCCTCCTGCACCACCAACTGTGTGGCGCCGATGGCGAAGGTCCTCGACGAGAACTTCGGCATCGTCAAGGGCCTGATGACGACGGTGCACGCGTACACCAACGACCAGCGCATCCTGGACTTCCCGCACAAGGACCTGCGTCGCGCGCGTGCCGCCGCGGAGAACATCATCCCGACCACGACGGGTGCCGCCAAGGCCACCGCGCTGGTGCTCCCGCAGCTCAAGGGCAAGCTGGACGGCATCGCCATGCGCGTGCCGGTCCCGACCGGCTCCGCCACCGACCTGGTGGTGACCCTGCAGCGCGAGGTCACCAAGGACGAGGTCAACGCCGCGTTCAAGAAGGCCGCCGACGACGGCGACCTGAAGGGCTACCTGGCGTACACCGAGGACGAGATCGTCTCCTCGGACATCGTCGGCGACCCGGCCTCCTGCACCTTCGACTCCTCCCTGACCATGGTCCAGGAGGGCAATACGGTGAAGATCCTCGGCTGGTACGACAACGAGTGGGGCTACTCGAACCGCCTCGTCGACCTCACGGTCTTCGTCGGCAACCAGCTCTGA
- the opcA gene encoding glucose-6-phosphate dehydrogenase assembly protein OpcA gives MKIDLTDTTAGKVNKALVQGRRAIGTPAVGMVLTLVIVTDEENAYDALKAAEEASHEHPSRTLVVIKRVSRSPRDRTASRLDAEVRVGADAGSGETVILRLHGEVADHADSVVLPLLLPDAPVVVWWPVNAPLDPAKDPLGALAQRRVTDTYSSEQPVRELSARADTYTPGDTDLSWTRITPWRSMLAAALDQVVCEVKAVEVEGEEFNPSCELLAMWLADRLDVPVKRSLSAGPGLTAVRLATSEGAIALDRADGSLATLSIDGQPDRAVALKRRDTAELIAEELRRLDPDDTYASALRFGVERLNAPATPATPATPATEPVPEASAPEVSPKGEPVTHPATASEAAAEVPTTEAAPQERPPLKKRAKAT, from the coding sequence ATGAAGATAGACCTCACGGACACCACGGCCGGCAAGGTCAACAAGGCGCTGGTACAGGGCCGCCGGGCCATCGGCACGCCCGCCGTGGGCATGGTGCTCACCCTCGTCATCGTCACCGACGAGGAGAACGCCTACGACGCCCTCAAGGCAGCCGAGGAGGCCTCGCACGAGCACCCCTCGCGCACCCTGGTCGTCATCAAGCGCGTCTCCCGCTCCCCCCGCGACCGTACGGCGTCCCGCCTGGACGCGGAGGTCCGGGTGGGCGCGGACGCGGGGTCCGGCGAGACGGTGATCCTGCGGCTGCACGGCGAGGTCGCCGACCACGCCGACTCGGTCGTGCTGCCGCTGCTGCTCCCCGACGCCCCGGTCGTCGTCTGGTGGCCGGTGAACGCCCCGCTCGACCCGGCGAAGGACCCCCTCGGCGCCCTCGCCCAGCGCCGGGTCACCGACACCTACTCCTCCGAGCAGCCGGTACGGGAGCTGTCCGCCCGCGCGGACACCTACACCCCCGGCGACACGGACCTGTCCTGGACCCGGATCACGCCCTGGCGCTCGATGCTGGCGGCGGCCCTGGACCAGGTGGTCTGCGAGGTCAAGGCGGTCGAGGTGGAGGGCGAGGAGTTCAACCCGAGCTGCGAGCTGCTGGCGATGTGGCTCGCGGACCGGCTGGACGTCCCCGTCAAGCGCTCCCTCTCGGCGGGCCCCGGCCTGACCGCGGTCCGCCTCGCCACCAGCGAGGGCGCGATCGCGCTCGACCGCGCCGACGGCTCCCTCGCGACGCTCTCCATCGACGGTCAGCCGGACCGTGCGGTGGCGCTGAAGCGGCGCGACACGGCGGAGCTGATCGCGGAGGAGCTGCGCCGGCTCGACCCGGACGACACCTACGCGTCGGCGCTGCGGTTCGGCGTGGAGCGCCTGAACGCGCCGGCCACCCCGGCCACCCCGGCCACCCCGGCCACGGAACCGGTACCGGAGGCTTCGGCTCCGGAGGTCTCCCCCAAAGGAGAACCGGTCACCCACCCGGCCACAGCCTCCGAAGCCGCTGCCGAGGTTCCCACGACAGAAGCGGCACCGCAGGAAAGGCCGCCGCTGAAGAAGAGGGCGAAGGCGACATGA
- the pgl gene encoding 6-phosphogluconolactonase, translating to MSTPQLVVHRDKELMAQAAAARLITKIVDAQASRGEASVVLTGGRNGNGLLAALAAAPARDAIDWGRLDLWWGDERFLPEGDPERNVTQAREALLDQVPVDPKRVHAMPASDGPWGTDVDAAAEAYAVELAAAADPENHGPVPTFDVLMLGVGPDTHVASLFPELPAVRETERTVVGVHGAPKPPPTRISLTLPAIRSAREVWLLAAGEDKAEAVAIALSGAGEIQAPATGAQGRQRTLWLLDSAAASQLPRSLYPPASA from the coding sequence ATGAGCACTCCCCAGCTGGTCGTGCACCGCGACAAGGAGCTGATGGCGCAGGCCGCCGCGGCCCGTCTGATCACGAAGATCGTGGACGCCCAAGCCTCCCGGGGCGAGGCGTCCGTGGTCCTCACGGGCGGCCGCAACGGCAACGGCCTGCTGGCGGCCCTGGCCGCGGCCCCGGCCCGGGACGCCATCGACTGGGGCCGGCTCGACCTCTGGTGGGGCGACGAGCGCTTCCTGCCCGAGGGCGACCCGGAGCGCAACGTCACCCAGGCCCGCGAGGCCCTGCTCGACCAGGTCCCGGTGGACCCGAAGCGCGTGCACGCCATGCCCGCCTCGGACGGCCCCTGGGGCACGGACGTCGACGCGGCCGCCGAGGCCTACGCGGTGGAGCTGGCCGCCGCGGCCGACCCCGAGAACCACGGTCCGGTGCCGACCTTCGACGTCCTGATGCTGGGCGTCGGCCCGGACACCCACGTGGCCTCGCTCTTCCCGGAGCTGCCCGCGGTCCGCGAGACGGAACGCACGGTGGTCGGCGTCCACGGCGCCCCCAAGCCCCCGCCGACCCGCATCTCGCTCACCCTCCCCGCCATCCGCTCGGCCCGCGAGGTCTGGCTGCTGGCGGCGGGCGAGGACAAGGCCGAGGCCGTCGCCATCGCGCTCTCCGGCGCGGGCGAGATCCAGGCCCCGGCGACGGGCGCCCAGGGCCGCCAACGCACCCTGTGGCTCCTGGACTCGGCGGCGGCCTCCCAGCTGCCGCGGTCGCTGTATCCGCCGGCTTCTGCGTGA
- the secG gene encoding preprotein translocase subunit SecG, translating into MGFSIALIVFSLLLMLLVLMHKGKGGGLSDMFGGGMQSSVGGSSVAERNLDRITLVIGLLWLACIIVLGILMKTNS; encoded by the coding sequence TTGGGGTTCTCGATCGCCCTGATCGTCTTCAGCCTGCTGCTGATGCTGCTGGTGCTGATGCACAAGGGCAAGGGCGGCGGCCTCTCCGACATGTTCGGTGGCGGTATGCAGTCCTCCGTCGGCGGTTCCTCGGTCGCCGAGCGGAACCTGGACCGGATCACCCTGGTGATCGGTCTGCTGTGGCTCGCGTGCATCATCGTCCTCGGCATCCTGATGAAGACGAACAGCTGA
- the pgi gene encoding glucose-6-phosphate isomerase, translated as MNADGRTRLNQTPEWTALAKHREELAETHLRDLFAADPGRGTGYTLQVGDLHVDYSKHLVNDETLRLLRELAAATDVFGLRDAMFRGEKINVTEDRAVLHTALRAPRDAVIEVDGANVVPQVHAVLDKMADFADRVRSGAWTGHTGKPIRNVVNVGIGGSDLGPAMAYEVLRSFTDRDLTVRFVSNVDGADLHEATRDLDAAETLFVIASKTFTTIETITNATSARNWLLGELKAGQEAVAKHFVALSTNSEKVSDFGIDTANMFEFWDWVGGRYSFDSAIGLSLMIAIGPDRFREMLDGFHLVDEHFRTAPAEANVPLLLGLLGIWYGNFHDAQSHAVLPYSHYLSKFTAYLQQLDMESNGKSVDRDGRPVQWQTGPVVWGTPGTNGQHAYYQLIHQGTKLIPADFIGFAEPVAELSGELKAQHDLLMANFFAQTQALAFGKTADEVRAEGVPEAQVAHRTFKGNHPTTTILAKELTPSVLGQLVALYEHKVFTQGAVWNIDSFDQWGVELGKVLAKRVEPALTEGAEVPGLDASTKALVAKYRELRGR; from the coding sequence ATGAACGCAGACGGCCGTACCAGGCTCAACCAGACGCCCGAGTGGACCGCGCTCGCCAAGCACCGGGAGGAGCTCGCCGAGACCCATCTGCGGGATCTGTTCGCCGCCGACCCCGGACGCGGCACGGGCTACACCCTCCAGGTCGGCGACCTCCACGTCGACTACTCGAAGCACCTGGTCAACGACGAGACGCTGCGGCTGCTGCGCGAGCTGGCCGCCGCCACCGACGTCTTCGGCCTGCGGGACGCCATGTTCCGCGGCGAGAAGATCAACGTCACCGAGGACCGCGCGGTCCTGCACACCGCCCTGCGCGCTCCGCGTGACGCGGTGATCGAGGTCGACGGCGCGAACGTGGTGCCCCAGGTGCACGCGGTCCTGGACAAGATGGCCGACTTCGCCGACCGCGTCCGCTCCGGCGCCTGGACCGGCCACACCGGCAAGCCCATCAGGAACGTGGTCAACGTCGGCATCGGCGGCTCCGACCTCGGCCCCGCGATGGCCTACGAGGTGCTGCGCAGCTTCACCGACCGCGATCTCACGGTCCGCTTCGTCTCCAACGTCGACGGTGCCGACCTGCACGAGGCGACCCGCGACCTGGACGCGGCCGAGACGCTCTTCGTCATCGCCTCGAAGACCTTCACCACCATCGAGACGATCACCAACGCCACCTCCGCCCGCAACTGGCTCCTCGGCGAGCTGAAGGCCGGTCAGGAAGCGGTCGCCAAGCACTTCGTGGCCCTCTCCACGAACTCCGAGAAGGTGTCGGACTTCGGCATCGACACGGCCAACATGTTCGAGTTCTGGGACTGGGTCGGCGGCCGCTACTCCTTCGACTCGGCGATCGGCCTCTCGCTGATGATCGCCATCGGCCCGGACCGCTTCCGCGAGATGCTGGACGGCTTCCACCTGGTCGACGAGCACTTCCGCACCGCCCCCGCCGAGGCCAACGTGCCTTTGCTCCTCGGCCTGTTGGGCATCTGGTACGGCAACTTCCACGACGCCCAGTCGCACGCGGTGCTGCCGTACAGCCACTACCTCTCCAAGTTCACCGCCTACCTCCAGCAGCTGGACATGGAGTCCAACGGCAAGTCGGTGGACCGGGACGGCCGGCCGGTGCAGTGGCAGACCGGTCCGGTGGTGTGGGGCACGCCGGGCACGAACGGGCAGCACGCGTACTACCAGTTGATCCACCAGGGCACCAAGCTGATCCCGGCGGACTTCATCGGCTTCGCCGAGCCGGTCGCCGAGCTGAGCGGTGAACTCAAGGCCCAGCACGACCTGCTGATGGCGAACTTCTTCGCCCAGACCCAGGCGCTGGCCTTCGGTAAGACGGCCGACGAGGTCCGCGCCGAGGGCGTCCCCGAGGCGCAGGTGGCGCACCGCACCTTCAAGGGCAACCACCCGACCACGACCATCCTCGCGAAGGAACTCACTCCGTCGGTCCTGGGCCAGCTGGTGGCGTTGTACGAGCACAAGGTCTTCACCCAGGGCGCCGTCTGGAACATCGACTCCTTCGACCAGTGGGGCGTCGAGCTCGGCAAGGTCCTCGCCAAGCGTGTGGAACCGGCCCTGACGGAGGGCGCGGAGGTACCCGGCCTGGACGCGTCCACGAAGGCGCTGGTCGCCAAGTACCGGGAACTGCGCGGGCGTTAG
- the tpiA gene encoding triose-phosphate isomerase, with the protein MSTRTPIMAGNWKMNLNHLEAIAHVQKLAFALADKDYEAVEVAVLPPFTDLRSVQTLVDGDKLKIKYGAQDLSAHDSGAYTGEISGSMLAKLKCTYVVVGHSERRQYHAETDEIVNAKVKAAYRHGLTPILCVGEELDVREAGNHVSHTLAQVEGGLKDLPAEQAETVVIAYEPVWAIGTGKVCGAPDAQEVCAAIRAKVAELYSQELADQVRIQYGGSVKAGNVAEIMAQADIDGALVGGASLDAEEFVKIVRFRDQ; encoded by the coding sequence ATGAGCACGCGCACGCCGATCATGGCGGGCAACTGGAAGATGAACCTCAACCACCTCGAGGCCATCGCGCACGTCCAGAAGCTCGCCTTCGCCCTGGCCGACAAGGACTACGAGGCCGTCGAGGTCGCCGTCCTGCCGCCCTTCACCGACCTGCGTTCCGTGCAGACCCTGGTCGACGGCGACAAGCTCAAGATCAAGTACGGTGCCCAGGACCTCTCGGCGCACGACTCCGGCGCCTACACCGGCGAGATCTCCGGCTCCATGCTGGCCAAGCTGAAGTGCACGTACGTGGTCGTCGGCCACTCGGAGCGACGCCAGTACCACGCCGAGACCGACGAGATCGTGAACGCCAAGGTCAAGGCCGCCTACAGGCACGGTCTGACCCCGATCCTGTGCGTCGGCGAGGAGCTGGACGTCCGCGAGGCGGGCAACCACGTCTCCCACACCCTCGCCCAGGTCGAGGGCGGTCTCAAGGACCTCCCGGCCGAGCAGGCCGAGACCGTCGTGATCGCCTACGAGCCCGTGTGGGCGATCGGCACCGGCAAGGTCTGCGGCGCCCCGGACGCCCAGGAGGTCTGCGCCGCGATCCGTGCCAAGGTCGCCGAGCTGTACAGCCAGGAGCTGGCCGACCAGGTCCGCATCCAGTACGGCGGCTCCGTCAAGGCCGGCAACGTGGCCGAGATCATGGCGCAGGCCGACATCGACGGCGCCCTGGTGGGCGGTGCCTCGCTGGACGCGGAAGAATTCGTCAAGATCGTGCGCTTCCGCGATCAGTGA
- the zwf gene encoding glucose-6-phosphate dehydrogenase, which produces MSSSNPLRDPADRRLPRIAGPSGLVIFGVTGDLSRKKLMPAVYDLANRGLLPPGFSLVGFARREWANEDFAAEVHDAVKEHARTPFREEVWQQLIQGMRFVQGTFDDDDAFERLRSTIEELDKAQGTGGNFAFYLSVPPRSFPVVIQQLKKHGLADQSGGSWRRAVIEKPFGHDLKSAEELNKVVHEVFEPDQVFRIDHYLGKETVQNILALRFANTMYEPIWNRSFVDHIQITMAEDIGIGGRAGYYDGIGSARDVIQNHLLQLMALTAMEEPASFNADALAAEKEKVLGAVRLPKDLGTSTVRGQYAAGWQGGEKVIGYLEEDGINPKSKTDTYAAVKLEIDNRRWAGVPFYLRTGKRLGRRVTEIAVVFQRAPHSPFDQTATEELGQNAIVIRVQPDEGVTVRFGSKVPGTSMEIRDVSMDFAYGESFTESSPEAYERLILDVLLGDANLFPRTEEVELSWKILDPIEEYWDTHGRPAQYKSGTWGPAEADQMLARDGRSWRRP; this is translated from the coding sequence TTGTCAAGCAGCAACCCGCTGCGTGACCCCGCCGACCGACGGCTCCCGCGTATCGCGGGGCCGTCGGGCCTGGTCATCTTCGGCGTCACGGGCGACCTCTCCCGTAAGAAGCTCATGCCCGCCGTCTACGACCTCGCCAACCGGGGTCTGCTGCCGCCGGGCTTCTCCCTGGTCGGTTTCGCCCGCCGCGAGTGGGCCAACGAGGACTTCGCCGCCGAGGTCCACGACGCCGTCAAGGAACACGCCCGCACCCCGTTCCGCGAGGAGGTCTGGCAGCAGCTCATCCAGGGGATGCGCTTCGTCCAGGGCACCTTCGACGACGACGACGCGTTCGAGCGCCTGCGCTCCACCATCGAGGAGCTGGACAAGGCGCAGGGCACGGGCGGCAACTTCGCCTTCTACCTCTCGGTCCCGCCGCGCTCCTTCCCGGTGGTCATCCAGCAGCTGAAGAAGCACGGCCTGGCCGACCAGTCCGGCGGCTCCTGGCGGCGCGCGGTCATCGAGAAGCCCTTCGGCCACGACCTGAAGTCGGCCGAGGAGCTCAACAAGGTCGTGCACGAGGTGTTCGAACCGGACCAGGTGTTCCGGATCGACCACTACCTCGGCAAGGAGACCGTCCAGAACATCCTGGCGCTGCGTTTCGCCAACACGATGTACGAGCCGATCTGGAACCGGTCCTTCGTGGACCACATCCAGATCACCATGGCCGAGGACATCGGCATCGGCGGCCGGGCCGGCTACTACGACGGCATCGGCTCGGCCCGTGACGTCATCCAGAACCACCTGCTCCAGCTCATGGCCCTGACCGCCATGGAGGAGCCGGCCTCCTTCAACGCGGACGCACTGGCCGCGGAGAAGGAGAAGGTGCTCGGCGCGGTACGGCTGCCCAAGGACCTCGGCACCTCGACCGTGCGCGGCCAGTACGCGGCCGGCTGGCAGGGCGGCGAGAAGGTCATCGGCTACCTCGAAGAGGACGGCATCAACCCCAAGTCGAAGACCGACACCTACGCCGCCGTGAAGCTCGAGATCGACAACCGCCGCTGGGCGGGCGTCCCCTTCTACCTGCGCACCGGCAAGCGGCTCGGCCGCCGCGTCACCGAGATCGCGGTGGTCTTCCAGCGGGCCCCGCACTCCCCCTTCGACCAGACGGCCACCGAGGAACTCGGGCAGAACGCGATCGTCATCCGCGTCCAGCCCGACGAGGGCGTCACCGTCCGCTTCGGCTCCAAGGTGCCCGGCACCTCGATGGAGATCCGGGACGTGTCGATGGACTTCGCCTACGGCGAGTCCTTCACCGAGTCCTCGCCGGAGGCGTACGAGCGGCTGATCCTGGACGTGCTGCTCGGCGACGCCAACCTCTTCCCGCGCACGGAGGAGGTCGAGCTGTCCTGGAAGATCCTCGACCCGATCGAGGAGTACTGGGACACGCACGGCAGGCCCGCCCAGTACAAGTCCGGCACCTGGGGCCCCGCCGAGGCCGACCAGATGCTGGCACGAGACGGACGGAGCTGGCGCCGCCCATGA
- the tal gene encoding transaldolase, whose translation MTDALKRLSDEGVAIWLDDLSRKRITSGNLAELIDQQHVVGVTTNPTIFQKAISQGDGYDQQVSDLAARKVTVEEAIRMITTADVRDAADILRPVFDATDGQDGRVSIEVDPRLAHNTKATVAEARQLAWLVDRPNTLIKIPATEAGLPAIAEVIGLGISVNVTLIFSLERYRKVMDAYLTGLEKAKERGLDLSLIRSVASFFVSRVDTEIDKRLDALGTDEAKALRGKAAIANARLAYQAYEEVFSSDRWQALENAGARKQRPLWASTGVKDPAYKDTMYVDELVAPNTVNTMPEATLFAVEDHGEITGDTITGTYEQARADLDAVEALGISYDDVVQVLEDEGVEKFEASWNDLLKSTQAELERLAPSEG comes from the coding sequence ATGACAGACGCACTCAAGCGCCTCTCCGACGAAGGCGTCGCGATCTGGCTGGACGACCTGTCGCGCAAGCGGATCACGTCCGGCAACCTCGCCGAACTGATCGACCAGCAGCACGTCGTGGGCGTCACCACCAACCCGACGATCTTCCAGAAGGCGATCTCGCAGGGCGACGGCTACGACCAGCAGGTTTCCGACCTCGCCGCCCGCAAGGTGACCGTCGAAGAGGCCATCCGCATGATCACCACGGCGGACGTCCGCGACGCCGCCGACATCCTGCGCCCGGTGTTCGACGCGACCGACGGCCAGGACGGCCGTGTGTCGATCGAGGTCGACCCCCGCCTCGCGCACAACACCAAGGCGACCGTCGCCGAGGCCAGGCAGCTGGCCTGGCTGGTGGACCGCCCCAACACGCTCATCAAGATCCCGGCCACCGAGGCGGGTCTGCCGGCGATCGCCGAGGTCATCGGCCTCGGCATCAGCGTCAACGTCACGCTGATCTTCTCCCTCGAGCGCTACCGCAAGGTCATGGACGCCTACCTGACCGGCCTGGAGAAGGCCAAGGAGCGCGGCCTGGACCTGTCGCTCATCCGTTCGGTGGCGTCGTTCTTCGTGTCCCGGGTGGACACCGAGATCGACAAGCGCCTGGACGCCCTGGGCACCGACGAGGCCAAGGCGCTGCGCGGCAAGGCCGCCATCGCCAACGCCCGGCTCGCCTACCAGGCCTACGAGGAGGTCTTCTCCTCCGACCGCTGGCAGGCGCTGGAGAACGCGGGCGCCCGCAAGCAGCGTCCGCTGTGGGCCTCCACCGGCGTGAAGGACCCGGCGTACAAGGACACCATGTACGTCGACGAGCTGGTGGCGCCGAACACGGTGAACACCATGCCGGAGGCCACCCTCTTCGCGGTCGAGGACCACGGCGAGATCACCGGCGACACGATCACCGGCACGTACGAGCAGGCCCGCGCCGACCTGGACGCGGTCGAGGCGCTCGGGATCTCGTACGACGACGTGGTCCAGGTACTGGAGGACGAGGGCGTCGAGAAGTTCGAGGCGTCCTGGAACGACCTGCTCAAGTCGACCCAGGCGGAGCTGGAGCGCCTGGCCCCCTCGGAGGGCTGA
- a CDS encoding RNA polymerase-binding protein RbpA, with protein MASGNAIRGSRVGAGPMGEAERGESAPRLRISFWCSNGHETQPSFASDAQVPETWDCPRCGFPAGQDRDNPPDPPRTEPYKTHLAYVRERRSDADGEAILAEALAKLRGEI; from the coding sequence GTGGCAAGTGGCAACGCGATCCGAGGTAGCCGGGTCGGGGCGGGGCCGATGGGCGAGGCCGAGCGCGGCGAGTCCGCGCCGCGTCTGCGCATCTCCTTCTGGTGCTCCAACGGGCACGAGACGCAGCCCAGCTTCGCCAGCGACGCGCAGGTGCCCGAAACCTGGGACTGCCCGCGTTGCGGCTTCCCGGCCGGTCAGGACCGGGACAACCCGCCGGACCCGCCGCGCACCGAGCCGTACAAGACGCACCTCGCGTACGTACGGGAGCGGCGCAGCGACGCGGACGGCGAGGCGATCCTCGCCGAGGCACTCGCCAAACTGCGGGGCGAGATCTAG